The sequence below is a genomic window from Lycium ferocissimum isolate CSIRO_LF1 chromosome 9, AGI_CSIRO_Lferr_CH_V1, whole genome shotgun sequence.
aaatattaatgaaaataGTCTGTGAATTTATTAATCATAAGCCTTTAAATAAGCAGATAAATAAAGTAGTAGACTCCTCCTACAACTAAAGTACTAGACTCTTACTAagattaaaaaaagtaaaaaaatgaaatattctACTAAATCAGCTATTAAACTCCTCCTATAACGAAACAACTAATTATTCTAGAAAACTGTAGTAGTAACATATGCAAAATCCAACACTTCTCCTTGCTTCTAGTGCTGCAATCTAAAAACGTTGCTCCTCCTTAATTTCGACTCTAGCAATTTGTGcttgtggattttttttttttgagtattttttAACTTGCACACATTGGCAACATGagtctttcttcttcttcttgaactcaattttcttgaattttttcatCACATGTTTCAAGTATTTTTCCGTGACAATTTTTATATTCTGTCGATTGAAAATAATTGggtaacttttattttcaaacgCAAGAGAATTATTCTCACACATTGTAAAATTGCGTAACTTCATCTTCACTGACCAAATATGATAGTTTTCACCTGTGAAGGTGTGTGAGACATTTAAAGAGAGACTATTGCGTGTCATggttgaaaaaataaggttaaaaagAGACTATTGCTTGTCATggttgaaaaaataaggttaaaaagTAGTATGGATTGAAAATTGGTATTGATTGAAAATAACCCTGAGCGTTAAAAGAAGCGTGGGTTAAAATTGGTTGCAAATAGCCCTGAGAGGCAGTTGCAACCAATAGTGAGCACCCCTTGGCCAAGGCAGTTGTCGAATATGCTAAAAAGTTTAGAGAGGACGAGGAGAACCCTCGGTGGCCTGAAATCCAGGACGTTGAGTTTATAACCGGCCATGGTGTGAAGGCTACTGTCCATAACAAGAAATTAATAGTTGGAAACAAGAGCTTGACTTTAGATCAAGGCATTTCCGTTCCAGTTGATGCAGACGAAATACTAGCAGAAGCAGAAGAGTTAGCTCAAACTGGAATTCTTGTATCAATTGATGGTGTACTGAGTGAAGTTGTTGCTATAGCAGATCCAGTAAAGCCTGGAGCTCGTGAAGTCATTTCTCTTCTTAAGTCTTCGAAAGTTGAGAGTAAGCTAGTAACGGGTGACAATTGGGGAACAGCTAATGCCATTACCAAAGAAGTTGGAATTAGTGATGTTATTGCAGAAGCAAAACCTGAAGACAAAGCCAAAAAAGTGAAGGAACTGCAGGTAAAATTTTGATGCCATGAAAAGATAAGCACATTAAGATCTTAAGAACTGGTTAGCCCAATTTTTCCTGAGTTGAAAAATTTGTACCACTCAGATTGATTAATATAGATTTCcactaaaattttatttattatgctGAATAGTTTTCTAATACTCCATCTGCTCTATCTTTGGAAACTATTTGACTTTAAACTTCCCATGTAACCCTTTCTGACATGCTCTTATGGCCTTAGAAATGTTATGTCATGTTTAAGATCATAAGTTATGAGGATACTTTTGTATGTGCTAAAAAGTCTatttgtctttctttcttaaatatcgTGTCTAGTAAAACACAGccatataaaatgaaacaagAGGAGTGTTCTTTATTTTGTTATGCCGGTGCTTAATTCATCTTAATTATTGATCAACAGAGTTTGGGAAAAGTTGTTGCAATGGTGGGAGATGGAATTAACGACTCGCCAGCGCTTGTAGCAGCTGATGTTGGAATGGCGATAGGGGCAGGGACGAACATAGCTATTGAGGCAGCTGATATTGTCCTAATGAAAAACAATCTTGAAGATGTCATAACTGCTATTGACCTCTCTAGGAAAACATTCGGTAGAATTCGTCTGAACTACTTTTGGGCATTTGGCTGTAACCTTCTTGGCAATCCAATTGCTGCTGGAGCTCTTTTCCCGTCTACCGGATTTCGGTTGCCACCGTGGGTAGCAGGAGCTGCAATGGCTGCTTCTTTAGTGGGTGTTGTATGCAGCTCTCTTTTGCTGAAGAATTACAAGAGGCCAAACGAGCTTGATAATCTTGAGATTAGAGGCATAACTGTTGAATcataatttctataaatatatTGTATATCTTCTGTAAATATGTTCAAGGGGAGCCTTGGTGTAAGGTAAACGTTATTGCCATGTGATCACTGATCAGCAAGTCACGAATTCAAGCCGCGGAAACaacctcttgcagaaatgcaagacGAGGTTGTGCGCCTATAGCGGGAGCTAAATACACCGGACTACCCGTTTATgttgcatatttttttttaattaatagtaaaacatgtaaatatGTTAAATAGTCACATATGCATGGGAAAAAAAGTGGAAACAAATTGTACTGAATTTCCATGCACCAGTTGTAGGCAAGATTCAAGTACTAGTGATTCATTTCTTACAATATGTCATTGCAAGTTAATTTAAGTAAAAACGTAGGTAGCTAAGTGAAGTGGCCTTTCTATCtccatgtatatattatatatataccaatATGTGGTTGCTTTTGAACCGGAAGTGCAAATCCCATTAATTTTCTTGTTTGTGCATGATtgcataactttattttgattttttttgggtataTAACTTTATTTGAATGGCTTTTCATAATAAGAGTCTATGCTTTTGTGTTTGTTGTTTATTACGTGTATAGGTCgttaaattttgataaaaagCAGTTCTCATAAAGCTACTTGACTatattattgattattgatTATTGATTGCTTTGTGTGGCTAGTTTTATTCCTATCAACTTTTTGGCCCCATTTTTGCtcacttcttattttttaaatggaTTCACAATTCTACAAGTGGGAAGAAATGTGATTCCATAATTGCATATACTTAATCTGATTGTAATTCAAACATTTCAAGACACTAGCATGGATGTTCCTCCATGAACTTGCTTTTGTAGAAAAAATGTTAgactgattttatttattatcaaaTTAAACGACGATTAAAACTAAATGGAAGAGATCTTAAATTTAATAAACAAAGAACCATAAGAGGGATTTGATCTTTGCATGATATACCAAAACGACAAAGGAAACACATCCTCATTGCACCTCAACAAAAAGTTCGAATTTCTTCGCCGCAACTTGTGGGACATAAtttgaataaaaagaaaatgggTGTTAGGGGGTGGGGCGTTATTGGACCATTTTAATGATTGATAGTTTGATACTGTATaatttataagttttaaatttgaaattacTTAATTAGTAATTTAATGTTAAAGCATTTATAGATTTTAAATAAATCGTAGTGCTTTTGTTGAAGTATTTACCTACTTACATACCTACTCCACCAACAGGTCATGTCTCGTACAATGAGATGACTATGTGTAGTGAATTAATTATAAACTTAAAGTTTATGTCTTAAAGGTagctttattatttttattgcagAATTGTACCACTTTATTTGCTTATGTTGCGTACAGCATTAATTTGTAGAACTGATATTTATATTAATTCTTGAAATAAAAAGGCGCCAGAACAAATTAAACTTGATGATACATTGGGTGCATTAGATAGATAATGGGGAGTTTGGCTTTCTAGCAGTACTATACCTAGAAAATCagcctctatatatatatatatatatatatatatatatatatatatataattttaaaagtatgaatataaatgttgattgaccaaaatattctttaaatattGGACGACTTTTATGCCCTTTAAAAACTGAAATACTTTTTAAGGAGACAAGTTTATGTTGGATAAAATTTAGAATTGGTATTGCAGACCTGCAAGGATTCATATTATTCAATTAAGCTATTTCTACAAGGACTCATACAATATCTACCCTTAAAAATTCAATTATCGGATAAACATTAGATCCAAAACTGTAAAAGTACtttgtaataaataaataaaagatcaTTAAATACAACTTTAATTATATTATCCACTCCTATTTTCTCTCCGGGGAAATTACAATCAGTCATTAGCCACAACTCTAATTGACTACTGATACATTCTCTCCCTTGAAAATAAAACTCTAGATATTTTATCTTCGTTGAAATGACAATCATGCATCGATACAACATTAATTAAACTTCTATCTCATACCTTCTCTTCCTTGTCATAGATGGTGATTGcacatgttataagattttatATGTTTTATCTGTTATGACTTATGATGATGTCAAGGTAAATTATATGTgttaatattatttaatttattgtgACTAAGTTTATCAGACTTACTTTTGGTGTTCACTGAAATTATGAAAGTGATAATGCCAAACTTGATGCTTAAGTTGATTTAATTTCTTAACTCTCCTATTGCCTATCTCTGTTCACATTAAAATTATGCAAGTTACTATTCCAAATTTTATAATTTAAGTTGGTTTCTTAACTTTTGACTATTGCCTGGATATCTGTTGTTCATTGAAATTATGGAACTTACTGCAGCAAACTTTATTTAAGTTAGTTCTTAACTTTTTGACTATTGCTTATGTATTTGTTTTTTGTTGGAATTCATTGATCAAGCGAGATTTACAATACACCAATGGACTATGTCTAATCCATCTAACTTTAGATCTATTCCAACTCccgaacatggaaaatactATATCATGATACTAATCCATCTAACTCTTGACTATTATCCGGAAAAATTTGGCCATAGAATCTCAAATATTAAATAATTGAACTAACAAAAATCATGTCTACTAcgtttctattattttaatatgGATGTATCTTCTCCAATTCGTTGATaatcattttattaagtataaaatagaaaatttaaagttaaatatttttgcataaaataaatgtaTCTAATTATaatattctttaatatttttttacgaTGATTCAGCTTGTCTAGAAATAACGTGCAACTACACGTTAATAGAGgctagtgtgtgtatatatatatatcgactTCAAGCCTAACCCTAATTAGCCCTTAATGTTTTGCTTATGTTATACTTTAGTAGATctaatatatttattaattcttagaAAAACTAGAGGCACTTGAACCAATTAAACTCTATGATACATTACGTACGTGCCAAATTTGTTTGGCAGATCAAACAATTTGACACGTAGTAAACTCGGTAAatacttatagcctgtttggccaagcttattttccccccaaaagtacttattttttcaataagttcttatttgaaaaaaagtgaagtgtttggccaagcttttgggagaaaataagtcttTTAAAGCTAAAAAATAGTTGTTGCCCAAAAGCAtagtacttttgaaaaatacaCACTaggactttttaaaaaaaagtttcgccaaacactaattcttgtcaaaagttttttaaattaattggccaaaaaaaatagttttccgTTTGTTAGTTGACGTATACACGATTGTGAGTaagttttttttactttttttcaaaaaatatacttttgaTGCGACGAAAAATacacataaattttatatatataagtaatcaCGAAGCAGTTGGCTccatttttgaaatatatattcttggccaaatattaaaaatcttaaaaattaaactgatagaaatttaaattttgaatccgccTCTCGGTAATTACAATTCACCAAATGAAAAGAGTGACGGTTTGAGTTTTTTTAGGTCTGATTCAATTTACCATTTGTTAGGTACAATAAATTCCATTAAATAGTTGGatatatgtaaattaatttggcaaaatacatcaaaaccccgAACTATACTTCGATATCACAAAAGAACCTTTTAATAATTTAAGTTAATTTTAGATATAATATGACTTGCATTGGGGAGAGTGTACACACTCTCTCTCCGCGTCACGAGGATACCACGTCAATATCGGTCAAAAATTCTCTAATTTTTATCTTTCACAATTTTGctttatttactttattaacaaaattaaaaattttaaaaaactaatttttcctcttctttttcattttcaccacaCCATCCCCATCCCCCCGCCCCCCGCCCCCCCTTCCCTTCCACCTTCACGGTACCCCCATACACCCGGTGTGAGTAAGTTTTTTTCTAGTATACTCGTTTCTCATTTGCAGCTAATAATATAATTGTGGAGGGTTGGCCTGTGAGCAGGTTTATTCTAGATTTACTCAAAAATCTTTGAGCAATGGGATGTGGATTCACTTTTCATTTCTCACATCCAAGTAAATGAAGCACAAAAACGAGATGGACACACGGACGAATCAACCCCTATATTCTCAATATCGAGTTGACATTGTCACGGAGAAGGAAGAGTCCGATAACAAAGGcgtttatatataagttttaaTCACAAAACAATTTTGCAATAACCATGTAGTTTTGGTTTTGCATATTCTTACTTTTCCAAAACTCGGTCAGATCCataatttttccttgatcaaaaaaaaataccatATTCAATGAGTTCAAATTAAAcaacctttttaaaaatataaccgCCTCTTTGAGAAAATGGTCGAATATTTAAGAATTTAGGGTGCTTTGGTGAAGTAACACACAAAACTAATGAATTCCCAATTCCGAAGAACGTCCCTTCCATTGAAGAAATCCATGATTGAATATGTCAAAATGCGAATGTTATCATGTTgctaatgatgctattatctcttCTAATTCCTCCAAAACACAGTGGAAATGAAATGGAGGAGACGGGTTTGGGTGAGTTTtgaaaatggagaagaagagttgaaagaaaatcagtttttattaaattaaaaattatttttactacttcacttatttattaattatcatTGTTTTTTTTGCCAGGTATAAGGTGCAAATAAATTCAGTTTTTAGATGTTAAGATGTGTAGTTGGTTTATGTGATatgtatagttcaggggggttttgatgtattttgccaaaTTAATTTACACGCAATATGAAAAAAAGTGATTTCTTTCTATCAATCTAAATTTTTTAGGACAGGATTATTCCATATTTGTACTGGTAGAAGGTATATAGCAGCTATCCATGGACGAGTTACTATTTCATAAGTTCTTCATGTCCtctattctttttctttagaaaaaaatgaagaaaaaagaaacactcTCCTTAATAAATCTGCAGTTCTTTTAAAATTAATGTATTTGATACATGATTCTGTCCACTCTAACCTTTTGACcaaattttgcatgatttttcaAAAGCTTCTTTGACAGGCTTGTACATGTTGAaagatataattaaataaagaaaagtatgttatttttataAGTGTAAGATTTTAAACAAAATGATCACACTTCGATATGGTATTAGGGTAGGTTGAAGTCGTGAGCTTGAATCTCATTGCCACCCGTTAGCAAAAataatttcacattttttacCATGAAGAGAAATAGAGAATCAAGCTTCAAGTGAGGGGCACGTTGAGAGACATAATTAAATAAGCAAAAGTATGCTATCTCTAAAAGTTTAAGTGTTTGGATGAAGCGATCACATACCGTTGGGCTAAAATGGCCCAAAGATACtattaacatgatgtgatattgtccgctttgagCCAAGCCCATacggttttccccaaaaggcctcacatcattaagagtatccaactccttataagtagctcctttttcttttcagctaccaatATGGTACTTTTTTCGCACACCTAACAATCTtcccctcgaactaagttccacgtGGCTCATTATCATACCACGGATCAGAGATTCAACATGTCTATGTGCCACCAACATTGTCAGAGTATTTACGGTTACCGAAGCCCAAAGGCTGTGAATGCATCTTCAAAGCTATGGGCAAAGGTCGTATACCGGCCCATAGACGGGCAAAGGGACTAAGCCGGGCCCCACGCCACACTCCACCATCTTCATACTCGTCCCGCCAAATCATTGGCTCGATACTCATTGTCGGGCTAaaacggcccaaagatactcttaacatggcGTGATATTGTCctctttgggccaagcccgcacggtttccccaaaaggcctcacatcattaagagtatccaactaagtagctcctttttcttttcagctaccaatgtggtactttgttcgcacacctaACACATACTTCAACAATTCCCTGCTATAACATGACAAATAAACCATTTTATATTAACAGAGTAAAATGTTTTATAATTGCATATATTATAAGTTTAATTTGGTAGAAAAACCTATTGTCATTGGTAGAATTACACAAATGaattattttacaaaaataaattatccGTGTATATATGCTCTAAACGTTTGTGATTTGTCTCATATTTGCGACATTTTCCAACTCAAACACACGTGCAATCAACTTTAAATCCCACAAACATGTCAAGTCTTATTCCTCTTTTATGATTGGCTTATCCTCAGaagcggatctaggatttgaaggtggcaggtgccacaattttctttaatgtacatcttgttaggaacgtGTATTTGGGCCATCTCTTTTGAGTTTAttcgggtcaacttaataggccattttttatttgcaaatatgaaaattacatctcaaaaatcaagaaataaatataattagtatcttaaaacaaggaatcacacccataaataacagaagtaaaatcaacattttcaccaagaaACTTACATCTTTtgtgtatattaaaaaatgagcctgcacaagtaaaataacatcttcaataaaggaattacaccaatcaaaataagaaaaataatagaaaaactcttcaatgGGTAAATTAtaccccataagtaaatgtagaattagataacctacaagttctaaaaaaaaaaacccataaatttcatattttttctaagcaatgcttacgaaatttccatcacatagTAAAGTGATTTAGATTGAATTTAACCATTATAGAAAAGCAcgaatttttataatacactccctccgaccatttttatttattcactATAATAAAAtagatgtccacttttacttgtaattTGTATAGTTTGAAAacccaagacataatttaccattttatacctattttacacttattattaagtactcccattaatttctcattttatttattgcttattaagagtcCAAAGTCAAATATAAATAAGTAcacatggacggagggagtaatcaacaagaaaaattataaaaaaaattgaattttgacctcaatccaaaattctcattgaGAGCTgagtttttcgatttaaatactcacagatttgagataagagaaatgcttaatttaagggatattgaagtttctattttgtatgttctcgctagagatcatagataaaataatagaatagatgaaagacaatataaataataaaaagataaatagaaaattgagaGGCGAAAAGGAAATGGGCGGGTACAAAGAACTAAAAAGCACAAAGAAAAACGGGAGTCAaaaaatgttcaagatagattcaaatTTATGTCTACCAGTCATGACACCTTTGTGTAATTTGCGACTGGGGTGgtaggatcaaatatttaatctAGTTTAAGCAAATTGCAATATaggtatataaaaaatttatcattCTAGAAAGTGCCATGCCACCGCACCCTAAAGGGTGGTGGATCCGCCTCTGTTTATCCTCTATATAAATATTGCTCAAGTGCTTAGTGCCTGTGTTGTGAAGCACCTGCATAaaacaattatatatattatggcaaaaagtacttttcaagaAGAACACAATGATATAAAAGAATACTTGTGTACTTGTTTCAAGCAAAAGAATATAAAGAGAGTAAAAGGGAATTCAATTTACTCTGAAGAAGAAGGCaatattgaagaaaatgaagcaaAGGCTTTGTTTTCAGTCATTGGAATGAGTTGTTCTGCATGTGCAACTTCTGTGGAGAAGGCTATCCAAAAACTGACTGGAATTAGACTGGCAGTGGTTGATGTTTTGAATAACAGAGCTCAAGTTATTTTCTGCCCCAATGTTGTCAATGTAAAGCTTGCAGCATCTctgtcattttttattttattttttgagatttttattctaatttttctCTATTGTGTTTGCTTCTTAGCTTTTTGAACTTACAAAGATTCAAACTCTAGTAATTTTTTCATGAGTGAGGTAATGTAAAAGAATTATTTCACTCATGCAATCATGCTACCTCCAGATACAAGGAGTGAAAATATGTACTAATGGATTATTTTACTCATGCTACTCCTTCAAACTTCATGACACTTTCCTGGAGTTTCAAACAAACCAAGCCTATGTTATGAGAAAAGAAATCGATCTTCTAAAAGTTGAAACACGGAACAACTCATTCATAAAGGTTCAAATGCGCAGTTCAAACTCCTGGAAAAAATTATGAAGTTTGAACTTATAAATGTTAGCTTCAATAAAATTTTCTCGAGTTTTTTCGTGTTTCAGCTAGGAATATTTTTGTTCAACTATTATTTCCACCTTAAAAAGCGGCTAAACATTAAGTAGTTGTAAAGCAATAGTTAAATATTAATTTGCTCCTAAAAACGGCTATTTGCCCATTTCTCCCTCGATTTTGTAGGTCTGTTGGTTTGAtttttcaattaaatttggTATTTCGGTTCGTCTTGAACACTCCTAGTTAGAAGAgtgtgtttgtgtatgttttctAGTTTTTATATCAGTAGGACTATTAGCTCTGAATATCATGAACATATTGCATTGGTCACTTAACagtatttcttcttttctttttgggttttttggAAATGTTTCACTAGTTCTCTTATCAAAGCTTGAATATACAAAAAGTTATCCATTATCCATTTAAGTTCCAACTTGAGCGATcattcaaaatgtgaatttgaGATGCCATTGGAAGTTGCTGACTGTAAAGCACTAATTAATAAATCTATGCTCTTTAGTGGTAAAATATTCTCCATCTTCTTTTTTGTGAAGAAGGTCcttttacctttttcctttttagtgttTTGTGCTGTCTTTTttattcttcatacataaagAAACTTTTGagtgtagaaaaaaaaaaagacactttCCTTTTCATAAGTGGATTTGTGTTTTGatcattataaaaaattatccGCTAATGTCACTTTAATTAGACAAAGAAAAATAACCTGCTTAAGTATATTATAAGTTGAAAACTTGACTTCTCATTCTAGATGCCTCTTCTTTTTAGAAATTTAATATGAAGTTCTAAAAATGAAAGGGAATCTTGAAGCAACAGTAATGTCTTCTTTGTGTGACCTATACGTTCGTGGTTTAAATCGTGAACGCGAGATACTTCGTGCATCGGGCTGTCCTTTAATATGAAATTGAAAATTGATAAATTTTGTAACTTAGCTGCCATATGATGAATCTTTAAAGAAATGACCTGAAGTATACTGTATCACATATATATTGTAAGATTCTTGATACAGAAACTAGTTCAATCTCTATGCTTGTTTAGTATGTGGTTTCTCAAAAAAGGGGTCTCTTCTACCAGGCACTCTGCCTTTAGAGCTTTATAATCTTGTAAGGATAAAAAATTCTCCAAGAATCATTCTTACATAGTTGAAATGCTTTTATTGTTAATATGACTAGGAGGAGATGATCCGCGAGAGCATAGAAGAAGTCGGGTTTCAGGCTAAGTTaattgaagaagagatgaatCAGAAGTCCTCTCAAGTATGCAGGGTTCAAGTAAATGGAATGACTTGCACTTCTTGCTCCACAACTCTCGAATCAGCATTGCAGGTAATCCCTGGTGTACAAAAAGCACGAGTCGCGTTAGCAACTCAAGAAGCTGAAATCTGTTATGATCCAAAAATAGTTGATTACAATCAGCTGTTGGAAACTATTGGAAATACAGGATTTGAAGGCTTATTGATTAGTACAAGAGGAGATAGTAGTCGAATACTGCTAAAAGTTGACGGAGTTAACACTGAGAATTGTATTAAACTGATAAAGAGTTCCCTTCGTGCACTCCAAGGAGTTCAAGAAATAGACTTTGACCTGCAACAAAAGAAGCTATCGGTCTCTTATAGAGCAGATGTAACAGGACCGAGAGACTTTATTCGCGCAATTGAATCAACTCGATCAGGATGTTTTAAGGCATCTATATTTCCTGagggaagagaaagagaagaacaTAGACATCAAGAAATCAGGCAATACCACAGAGCTTTTTTTTGGAGTTTAGTATTTACAATCCCTGTGTTTTTTACTTCCATGGTGTTTATGTACATTTCTGGTCTGAAAAATCTTTTGGAAACTAAGGTTGCCAACATGCTAACAGTTGGACAGGTTCTGAGATGGGCATTATCTACACCGGTGCAGTTCATCATTGGTCGAAAATTCTATGTTGGTGCCTATATTGCTTTAAGCCATGGTTATGCAAATATGGATGTTCTTATTGCATTAGGAACAAATGCAGCTTATTTTTATTCAGTCTATTCGGCACTAAGAGCTGCTACTTCTCCAACTTTCAAAGCCAGTGATTTTTTCGAGACTAGCTCAATGCTTATCTCGTTCATTCTACTTGGAAAATATCTGGAAGTTTTGGCTAGAGGAAAGACATCTGAGGCCATTTCCAAGCTCATGGATTTGGCCCCAAAAACCGCAACACTGTTAACAATAGATGACAAAGGCAATGTGGTAAATGAGGAAGAAGTTGATAACCGATTGATACAAAAGAATGATGTGATTAAAACCATTCCAGGTTCAAAAGTAGCTTGTGATGGTCTTGTCGTCTGGGGACAAAGCCATATAAATGAAAGCATGATAACAGGAGAATCTTGTCCGGTCACTAAAAAGACGGGTGACGTAGTGATTGGAGGGACTTTGAATGAGAACGGGGTGTTACACATCAAGGCAACAAGGGTTGGTTCAGAAACTGCTCTATCGCAGATTGTTCGGTTGGTTGAATCAGCACAAATGGCTAAAGCTCCTGTGCAGAGATTTGCTGACCACATTTCCAAGTACTTTGTGCCTCTTGTGAGATTAAGCACCCCTTGCATGTCATTGCTgtcaatatgtatatgtatgactaACCGATTATATCTTGGTTTGGCTagaaattaatgattaattcCGATTTCTCAGGTCATTGCTCTCTCATTTTGTACTTGGGTTTCTTGGTT
It includes:
- the LOC132030510 gene encoding copper-transporting ATPase HMA5-like isoform X3, translated to MAKSTFQEEHNDIKEYLCTCFKQKNIKRVKGNSIYSEEEGNIEENEAKALFSVIGMSCSACATSVEKAIQKLTGIRLAVVDVLNNRAQVIFCPNVVNEEMIRESIEEVGFQAKLIEEEMNQKSSQVCRVQVNGMTCTSCSTTLESALQVIPGVQKARVALATQEAEICYDPKIVDYNQLLETIGNTGFEGLLISTRGDSSRILLKVDGVNTENCIKLIKSSLRALQGVQEIDFDLQQKKLSVSYRADVTGPRDFIRAIESTRSGCFKASIFPEGREREEHRHQEIRQYHRAFFWSLVFTIPVFFTSMVFMYISGLKNLLETKVANMLTVGQVLRWALSTPVQFIIGRKFYVGAYIALSHGYANMDVLIALGTNAAYFYSVYSALRAATSPTFKASDFFETSSMLISFILLGKYLEVLARGKTSEAISKLMDLAPKTATLLTIDDKGNVVNEEEVDNRLIQKNDVIKTIPGSKVACDGLVVWGQSHINESMITGESCPVTKKTGDVVIGGTLNENGVLHIKATRVGSETALSQIVRLVESAQMAKAPVQRFADHISKYFVPLVIALSFCTWVSWFLAGIFNSYPRSWIPSSMDSFELALQFGISVMVVACPCALGLATPTAVMVSTGVGASLGILIKGGQALESAQQVNCIVFDKTGTLTIGKPMVVNTRLFKTMVPQEFYELIGAAEVNSDHPVDKAIVEHAKKLRGSEENLSWPEASDFESITGHGVRAIICNKEVILGNKSLMTEQGIAVPVEAEEALAETEGQAQTGILVSIDKELIGVLSVSDPLKPEAPEVISILKSMNIESMIVTGDNWGTANAIAKQVGIERKYVVAEAKPGQKAEKVKELQEWQLVQAQI
- the LOC132030510 gene encoding copper-transporting ATPase HMA5-like isoform X4 encodes the protein MAKSTFQEEHNDIKEYLCTCFKQKNIKRVKGNSIYSEEEGNIEENEAKALFSVIGMSCSACATSVEKAIQKLTGIRLAVVDVLNNRAQVIFCPNVVNEEMIRESIEEVGFQAKLIEEEMNQKSSQVCRVQVNGMTCTSCSTTLESALQVIPGVQKARVALATQEAEICYDPKIVDYNQLLETIGNTGFEGLLISTRGDSSRILLKVDGVNTENCIKLIKSSLRALQGVQEIDFDLQQKKLSVSYRADVTGPRDFIRAIESTRSGCFKASIFPEGREREEHRHQEIRQYHRAFFWSLVFTIPVFFTSMVFMYISGLKNLLETKVANMLTVGQVLRWALSTPVQFIIGRKFYVGAYIALSHGYANMDVLIALGTNAAYFYSVYSALRAATSPTFKASDFFETSSMLISFILLGKYLEVLARGKTSEAISKLMDLAPKTATLLTIDDKGNVVNEEEVDNRLIQKNDVIKTIPGSKVACDGLVVWGQSHINESMITGESCPVTKKTGDVVIGGTLNENGVLHIKATRVGSETALSQIVRLVESAQMAKAPVQRFADHISKYFVPLVIALSFCTWVSWFLAGIFNSYPRSWIPSSMDSFELALQFGISVMVVACPCALGLATPTAVMVSTGVGASLGILIKGGQALESAQQVNCIVFDKTGTLTIGKPMVVNTRLFKTMVPQEFYELIGAAEVNSDHPVDKAIVEHAKKLRGSEENLSWPEASDFESITGHGVRAIICNKEVILGNKSLMTEQGIAVPVEAEEALAETEGQAQTGILVSIDKELIGVLSVSDPLKPEAPEVISILKSMNIESMIVTGDNWGTANAIAKQVGIERKYVVAEAKPGQKAEKVKELQSNRI
- the LOC132030510 gene encoding probable copper-transporting ATPase HMA5 isoform X2, which translates into the protein MAKSTFQEEHNDIKEYLCTCFKQKNIKRVKGNSIYSEEEGNIEENEAKALFSVIGMSCSACATSVEKAIQKLTGIRLAVVDVLNNRAQVIFCPNVVNEEMIRESIEEVGFQAKLIEEEMNQKSSQVCRVQVNGMTCTSCSTTLESALQVIPGVQKARVALATQEAEICYDPKIVDYNQLLETIGNTGFEGLLISTRGDSSRILLKVDGVNTENCIKLIKSSLRALQGVQEIDFDLQQKKLSVSYRADVTGPRDFIRAIESTRSGCFKASIFPEGREREEHRHQEIRQYHRAFFWSLVFTIPVFFTSMVFMYISGLKNLLETKVANMLTVGQVLRWALSTPVQFIIGRKFYVGAYIALSHGYANMDVLIALGTNAAYFYSVYSALRAATSPTFKASDFFETSSMLISFILLGKYLEVLARGKTSEAISKLMDLAPKTATLLTIDDKGNVVNEEEVDNRLIQKNDVIKTIPGSKVACDGLVVWGQSHINESMITGESCPVTKKTGDVVIGGTLNENGVLHIKATRVGSETALSQIVRLVESAQMAKAPVQRFADHISKYFVPLVIALSFCTWVSWFLAGIFNSYPRSWIPSSMDSFELALQFGISVMVVACPCALGLATPTAVMVSTGVGASLGILIKGGQALESAQQVNSDHPVDKAIVEHAKKLRGSEENLSWPEASDFESITGHGVRAIICNKEVILGNKSLMTEQGIAVPVEAEEALAETEGQAQTGILVSIDKELIGVLSVSDPLKPEAPEVISILKSMNIESMIVTGDNWGTANAIAKQVGIERKYVVAEAKPGQKAEKVKELQDLGKVVAMVGDGVNDSPALVAADVGMAIGAGTDIAIEAADIVVMKSSLKDVITAIDLSKKAFRRIRLNYCWALGYNLLGIPIAAGVLFPSTHFRLQPWLAGAAMAASSVSVVCSSLVLKNYRKPKKLNTLDLQGITVE